The proteins below come from a single Alligator mississippiensis isolate rAllMis1 chromosome 2, rAllMis1, whole genome shotgun sequence genomic window:
- the GPX2 gene encoding glutathione peroxidase 2 encodes MTPIAKSFYDLSAITLQGEKVDFNNFRGRVVLIENVASLUGTTVRDYTQLNQLQARYPRRLVVLGFPCNQFGYQENCTNEEILNSLKYVRPGGGFEPNFTLFQKCQVNGQDTHPVFAYLKAHLPAPVDNPAALLTDPRFLVWSPVQRADLTWNFEKFLVGPEGEPFKRYSPKFQTSHVEPDIQRLLKLAK; translated from the exons ATGACGCCCATAGCCAAGTCCTTTTACGACCTCAGCGCTATCACCCTGCAAGGGGAGAAAGTGGATTTCAACAACTTCCGCGGCCGGGTGGTCCTGATCGAGAATGTGGCTTCACTCTGAGGCACGACGGTGCGGGATTACACCCAGCTCAACCAGCTGCAGGCCAGGTACCCCCGGCGGCTGGTTGTGCTGGGCTTTCCTTGCAACCAGTTTGGCTACCAG GAGAACTGCACCAACGAGGAGATCCTGAACAGCCTGAAGTATGTGCGCCCAGGTGGAGGCTTCGAGCCCAACTTCACCCTCTTTCAGAAATGCCAGGTGAATGGGCAGGACACCCACCCAGTCTTCGCCTACCTGAAGGCCCACCTACCTGCCCCCGTGGATAACCCCGCCGCCCTTCTGACAGACCCGCGGTTCCTGGTGTGGAGCCCCGTGCAACGCGCAGACCTGACCTGGAACTTTGAGAAGTTCCTGGTGGGGCCCGAGGGCGAGCCATTCAAGCGCTACAGCCCCAAGTTCCAGACCAGCCACGTGGAGCCTGACATCCAGCGCCTCCTCAAGCTTGCGAAGTAG